The Parcubacteria group bacterium CG10_big_fil_rev_8_21_14_0_10_36_14 genome window below encodes:
- a CDS encoding glutamate racemase has translation MMIGIFDSGVGGLTVVRELQKELPEYDLIYFGDTARTPYGNKSKETIIKYALEDADFLIARGAHVLVVACNTVSALGIDALRKRYPDIPIFEVITPAVKKAIELSNNKRIGIIGTRATIGSGIYEKKIAEEGRFSVISKACPLFVPFIEEGWHKSAELKRIARRYLDGLKNENPDVLILGCTHYPIIKDIIQVKIGRRTRLVDSALSIAQEIKKLLFSDKGLDNKLSKNKELKIYLSDKTPHSINIVNKILGNNVNIYEDSDNF, from the coding sequence ATTATGATTGGTATTTTTGATTCCGGCGTCGGAGGGCTTACGGTCGTTCGAGAGCTTCAAAAAGAATTGCCAGAATATGACTTAATATATTTTGGAGATACAGCCCGTACGCCATATGGAAATAAAAGCAAAGAAACAATTATAAAATACGCATTGGAAGATGCGGATTTTCTTATTGCCCGTGGCGCGCATGTTTTGGTGGTTGCTTGCAACACCGTTTCTGCATTAGGGATTGATGCTTTGCGGAAGAGATATCCGGACATCCCTATTTTTGAAGTTATAACTCCGGCAGTAAAAAAAGCTATAGAATTATCAAATAATAAACGTATAGGAATAATTGGCACTCGGGCAACAATTGGTTCAGGTATTTATGAAAAAAAGATAGCTGAAGAAGGAAGGTTTAGCGTAATTTCCAAAGCCTGTCCGCTTTTTGTTCCTTTTATTGAAGAAGGATGGCATAAAAGCGCAGAATTGAAAAGAATAGCTCGGAGATATCTGGATGGCTTAAAGAACGAAAATCCTGATGTACTGATTTTGGGTTGCACGCATTATCCAATTATAAAAGATATCATTCAGGTAAAAATTGGTCGCCGTACCCGTTTGGTTGATTCCGCATTAAGTATTGCCCAAGAAATAAAAAAGTTATTATTTAGTGATAAGGGGTTAGATAATAAGTTGTCTAAAAATAAAGAATTAAAAATTTATTTATCAGATAAGACACCGCATTCTATAAATATAGTAAATAAAATATTAGGTAATAATGTTAATATCTATGAAGATAGTGATAATTTCTAG
- a CDS encoding zinc metalloprotease HtpX, which yields MYSQIDANKRKSVILIMVFITIILVLGWFMAEGLRYGYEMLVFAAVFAVLMSLGGYYAGDKVALSSSGAKGPIKKSDNQYVYRMVENLCIASGVQMPKIYIINDSAPNAFACGRDPEHASIALTTGIIERLENEELEGVIAHELSHIKNFDIRLMTIVVVLVGIISILVNWFYRISFFGRNRDDRAGGVLAIIGIIAIILSPIIAELIKLAISRKREFLADASGALLTRYPEGLASALLKISAYSAPMKSANSGTAHLFIANPFGKKNISKLFSTHPPIEERVKALRGMA from the coding sequence ATGTATAGTCAGATTGACGCAAATAAAAGAAAATCAGTAATTTTGATAATGGTATTTATTACCATTATCTTGGTATTGGGCTGGTTCATGGCAGAAGGGCTTAGATATGGATATGAAATGTTGGTTTTTGCGGCTGTTTTCGCAGTTTTAATGTCTTTGGGCGGATATTATGCCGGCGATAAGGTAGCGTTATCTTCATCGGGCGCAAAAGGTCCGATAAAAAAATCCGACAATCAATATGTTTATCGAATGGTAGAGAATTTATGTATAGCATCAGGAGTACAAATGCCAAAAATTTATATAATAAACGATTCTGCGCCCAATGCTTTTGCTTGTGGCAGAGATCCTGAGCACGCTTCAATTGCGCTTACGACAGGGATTATTGAACGGCTAGAAAACGAAGAACTCGAAGGCGTAATTGCTCACGAACTTTCACATATAAAAAATTTTGATATTCGATTGATGACGATTGTCGTGGTTTTGGTTGGAATAATTTCTATTCTTGTAAATTGGTTTTATCGAATCAGTTTTTTTGGGAGAAATCGTGATGACCGCGCAGGAGGAGTATTGGCTATTATTGGTATTATTGCCATAATACTTTCGCCGATTATAGCAGAACTTATAAAATTAGCAATTTCCCGCAAGCGCGAATTTTTGGCCGATGCTTCGGGCGCGCTTTTAACTCGTTATCCCGAGGGGTTGGCAAGCGCGCTTTTAAAAATTAGCGCGTATAGTGCGCCAATGAAAAGCGCAAACTCCGGAACAGCGCATCTATTTATTGCAAATCCTTTTGGAAAGAAAAATATTTCAAAATTATTTTCAACTCATCCTCCGATTGAAGAAAGGGTAAAAGCACTGCGGGGGATGGCGTAA